The following proteins are co-located in the Hydractinia symbiolongicarpus strain clone_291-10 chromosome 7, HSymV2.1, whole genome shotgun sequence genome:
- the LOC130649632 gene encoding uncharacterized protein LOC130649632, protein MSTQTDITYNTVSVQTEPTYYRDASTLTRMRHFRSIRCQTKTFKKNNPSKGVQFPIPKKGILESDGVKIVCQNRESVSTDVLETVVADNFCNNLGVQNSGLDEAEDVISAAVEIVNNKLDGVNNKLDGVNNKLDGVNNELDGVNNELEVVNNELEVVNNELELDDKSESSSDECGEDAADSDYVPSQNENATESDLSQNECVSWKEKIRNERVFLVYESKLFELLGRCPRCGGPVDQSEIREVMNTGSQLHLKINCFNECNIEWKSQPMVGSLNGLGNLFISTSIAFSGVPFAKISRFAWLINLKFISDSVYYQIRRDFILPVVRQKWNVERKRMVELLKSRDVVVLVGDGRCDSPGHSAKYCNYTFMETLTGKVIDTVVVPVTEVKNSNAMEKEGFVRILRQLQNNDVHVDVVATDKHTQIRKLMRVNPEFNTIKHQFDPWHVAKNINKKINKIAKKKSHESLLEWVPSIVNHFWWSVTTANGDADLIYEKFQSIIYHTINKHEWPGCKKFKRCEHEPLTKEEQKSKNWLLEGSPAHQYLVSMVRDKSFKNDLKYLTDVVHTTNVEVFNNLLLKYIPKQYHFQHDHMVMGAYLAALDNNFNCQRTQAIIQSGEQLGKPRFKIAWRKPTKKLIARTVFEKKNYEYLKVMMISAYKRAAKREKHRSRKRIMAPKERASRDEIIEKKTKMARFKT, encoded by the coding sequence ATGTCAACTCAAACAGACATCACTTACAACACAGTCAGTGTGCAAACAGAACCGACGTATTATCGAGATGCGTCTACCCTCACGAGGATGAGACACTTCAGAAGTATTAGGTGCCAAACAAAAACGTTCAAAAAGAACAATCCATCGAAAGGTGTACAATTTCCAATACCCAAGAAAGGTATTTTAGAAAGTGATGGCGTAAAAATTGTTTGTCAGAATCGTGAGAGTGTGTCGACTGACGTGTTAGAGACTGTGGTGGCTGACAATTTTTGTAACAATTTGGGTGTTCAGAATAGTGGTTTAGATGAAGCGGAGGATGTCATTAGTGCTGCTGTTGAAATTGTAAATAATAAATTGGATGGTGTAAATAATAAATTGGATGGTGTAAATAATAAATTGGATGGTGTAAATAATGAATTGGATGGTGTAAATAATGAATTGGAGGTTGTAAATAATGAATTGGAGGTTGTAAATAATGAATTGGAATTGGATGATAAATCAGAAAGTTCGAGTGACGAATGTGGTGAAGACGCTGCTGATAGTGATTATGTTCCTTCACAGAATGAGAATGCAACAGAATCTGATCTTTCGCAGAATGAGTGTGTCAGTTGGAAGGAGAAAATTAGAAATGAACGTGTATTTCTAGTTTACGAGAGTAAGTTATTTGAATTGCTCGGTCGGTGTCCAAGGTGTGGTGGGCCTGTTGATCAATCTGAAATCAGAGAAGTTATGAATACCGGTTCCCaattgcatttaaaaattaattgcttCAATGAATGCAATATCGAATGGAAAAGTCAACCAATGGTCGGCTCACTAAACGGATtgggaaatttatttatttcaacatCAATCGCTTTTTCAGGGGTACCGTTTGCAAAAATTTCGAGGTTTGCATGGTTGATTAATTTGAAATTCATATCTGACAGTGTGTATTATCAGATTCGACGTGATTTCATCCTTCCCGTAGTTAGACAAAAGTGGAATGTCGAACGTAAACGTATGGTGGAATTGTTGAAATCGCGTGATGTCGTTGTTCTCGTTGGTGACGGAAGATGCGATAGCCCTGGCCATTCTGCAAAGTACTGCAATTATACGTTCATGGAAACACTTACCGGGAAAGTTATTGACACTGTTGTGGTACCTGTAACAGAAGTAAAGAATTCAAACGCCATGGAAAAAGAAGGGTTTGTTCGTATTTTACGACAGCTGCAAAATAACGATGTTCACGTGGATGTTGTGGCCACAGATAAACACACACAAATACGCAAACTAATGCGAGTGAACCCTGAGTTCAACACAATCAAACATCAATTTGATCCATGGCACGTtgccaaaaatataaataaaaaaatcaataaaattgcaaaaaagaaaAGTCATGAAAGTTTGTTAGAGTGGGTACCTTCAATAGTGAACCACTTCTGGTGGAGCGTTACAACTGCCAATGGCGATGCTGACCTTATCTATGAAAAATTTCAGTCAATCATCTATCACACTATCAACAAACATGAATGGCCGggatgtaaaaaatttaaaaggtgtGAACATGAACCACTTAcgaaagaagaacaaaaaagtaAGAACTGGTTGTTAGAGGGTTCACCAGCTCATCAATATTTAGTTTCAATGGTCAGAGACAAGTCCTTCAAAAATGACTTGAAGTATTTAACGGATGTCGTGCACACAACGAATGTGGAAGTTTTTAACAACCTTTTGTTGAAGTATATTCCTAAGCAGTACCATTTTCAGCACGATCATATGGTCATGGGTGCTTATCTGGCTGCTTTGGATAATAACTTCAACTGCCAGCGAACTCAAGCAATTATTCAATCTGGTGAACAGCTTGGGAAACCACGCTTCAAAATTGCTTGGCGCAAACCAACGAAGAAGTTAATCGCTAGAACagtatttgagaaaaaaaattatgaatactTGAAGGTCATGATGATAAGTGCATACAAACGAGCGGCGAAACGTGAAAAACACAGGTCGAGAAAGCGAATCATGGCACCAAAAGAAAGAGCAAGCCGAGATGAAATAATTGAGAAGAAAACGAAAATGGCGAGATTTAAAACATGA